From the Bacteroidia bacterium genome, one window contains:
- the asnB gene encoding asparagine synthase (glutamine-hydrolyzing), with translation MCGFNSIFHYNSSLTVDLAELRATRDHMHARGPDGFGEWVSDDGRVGFGHRRLSIIDLSDRGAQPMHSVDGRYSITFNGEIYNYRPLRETLLRDGWSLRSETDTEVLMGLYARHGADMLPMLRGMFAFALWDHERKQLFAARDPYGIKPLYYADDGGCIRMASQVKALLAGGAVDARVDEGSLCAFLMLGSVPEPRSIYRAVRALPAGHWLRVDGSGVKGPVEYGSIAGMLAEAAPLLRGEGGKTSPPAPLLEEETIREALRDSVAHHMIADVPVGAFLSAGIDSGTLVGLVRDAGIEDLRTVTLAFEEFRGRHDDEAPLAEDVARHYGTDHRTRMLTAQEFSGDLDHILAVMDQPSIDGINTYYVSKAARENGLKVALSGLGGDELFAGYNTFVDVPEWVRKFGFARRLPWLGQGFQSVYASLLSGHSERSPKVAGALKYGHSYPGAWYLRRGLFMPWELPELLGVDRAEAGLHDMDIMGLIGDAMTPDPVTPYGRIAAMEAGLYMKNQLLRDSDWAGMAHSIEIRVPLVDIELLRRLAPLMHTLALTHRKRLLAMSPSRPIPQQLLDRRKTGFQVPIRHWLEQDERIDTWKRVPTLVRANWERRWAYVLADRMSKE, from the coding sequence ATGTGCGGCTTCAATTCGATTTTTCACTATAACAGCTCTCTTACGGTGGACCTCGCGGAACTCCGCGCCACGCGCGACCACATGCACGCCCGCGGGCCGGACGGCTTCGGCGAATGGGTGTCCGACGACGGCCGCGTGGGTTTCGGGCATCGGCGGCTGTCCATCATTGACCTGTCGGACCGCGGTGCGCAGCCGATGCACTCGGTGGACGGGCGGTACAGCATTACCTTTAACGGCGAAATTTACAATTATCGTCCGCTGCGGGAGACGCTGCTGCGGGACGGATGGTCGCTCCGGTCGGAGACGGATACGGAAGTGCTCATGGGCCTCTATGCACGACATGGCGCGGACATGTTGCCCATGTTGCGGGGGATGTTCGCCTTCGCGCTGTGGGACCATGAGAGGAAACAGCTCTTTGCGGCGCGCGATCCGTACGGCATCAAACCGCTGTATTACGCGGACGACGGCGGCTGCATTCGCATGGCATCGCAGGTAAAGGCACTGTTGGCGGGCGGGGCAGTGGATGCGCGCGTTGACGAGGGTTCGCTGTGCGCCTTTCTGATGCTGGGCTCCGTGCCGGAACCACGGAGCATCTATCGTGCTGTTCGCGCTCTCCCGGCAGGACACTGGCTGCGCGTGGATGGTTCCGGAGTCAAAGGACCTGTGGAGTACGGCTCCATTGCGGGGATGTTGGCCGAGGCGGCCCCTCTCCTGAGAGGAGAGGGGGGGAAGACCTCACCCCCGGCCCCTCTGTTGGAAGAAGAGACCATTCGTGAGGCGTTGCGGGATTCGGTGGCGCATCATATGATCGCGGATGTGCCGGTGGGGGCGTTTCTCTCCGCTGGGATTGACTCGGGCACTCTCGTCGGATTGGTGCGTGATGCGGGCATAGAGGATTTGCGCACGGTGACGCTGGCGTTCGAGGAATTTCGCGGCCGGCACGACGACGAGGCGCCGCTGGCGGAAGACGTTGCGCGTCACTACGGTACGGATCACCGCACGCGCATGCTGACTGCGCAGGAATTTTCCGGCGATCTCGACCATATACTCGCAGTCATGGATCAACCCAGCATTGACGGCATCAACACCTACTATGTCAGTAAAGCCGCACGAGAGAACGGTTTGAAAGTGGCGCTGTCGGGTCTGGGCGGAGACGAACTCTTCGCGGGCTACAACACCTTTGTGGATGTGCCGGAGTGGGTACGGAAATTTGGCTTTGCGAGGCGCCTCCCCTGGCTTGGGCAGGGCTTTCAGAGTGTGTATGCGTCTTTGCTTTCCGGGCATTCGGAGCGCAGTCCGAAAGTCGCCGGTGCTCTGAAATACGGACACAGTTATCCGGGTGCGTGGTACCTGCGTCGCGGACTCTTCATGCCCTGGGAGCTGCCGGAGTTGCTCGGTGTTGACCGGGCGGAAGCCGGGTTGCACGATATGGACATCATGGGTCTGATCGGCGATGCAATGACTCCGGATCCTGTTACACCGTACGGACGTATCGCGGCGATGGAGGCGGGCCTGTATATGAAAAATCAGCTTTTACGCGATTCGGACTGGGCGGGCATGGCGCATTCCATCGAAATTCGCGTTCCGCTGGTGGACATCGAGCTGCTGCGTCGCCTTGCGCCACTCATGCACACCCTGGCGCTGACGCATCGCAAGCGCCTGCTGGCGATGAGTCCGTCACGTCCCATACCACAGCAATTGCTCGACCGACGGAAAACCGGTTTTCAGGTTCCCATCCGTCATTGGCTGGAGCAAGACGAGCGCATCGACACATGGAAGCGTGTACCCACGCTTGTCCGCGCGAATTGGGAGAGGAGGTGGGCGTATGTGTTGGCGGATCGGATGAGTAAAGAGTAG
- a CDS encoding glycosyltransferase family 39 protein, which translates to MGAVDGEGYAKLADTLLSCGKFAFGCEAHSTVFRGPGYPGFLALINLPFGQVSYEWTVIVQILLNAGSAALLFSLVFNEKGLRAANTALLVFLSVPVLHVFVPRFHLENVLLFFLLAVVALLVRRSEYNPMWSTIAAAVLLGLGILVKQTFLLLPIILASVVWRVARQPRLALVLLLLPYGVVLPWSVRSSALAQSLLPVHTNAGFNMLIGNETVKKFPEAPFTGSVLWDYGYAAVRKSGSDSEPRTATQEYEEDARLLDIGLRQLCEEPIILVKILINPILFFTLGSTLLNSIVLGVPALILVFFSARGVWAGHLSAFLSILCGVITVYYLFVHIPLYAIGRFSIPVLPLMIVLAMGYRQKMQILE; encoded by the coding sequence ATGGGGGCAGTGGACGGCGAAGGATATGCGAAGCTTGCGGACACATTACTGTCATGCGGTAAATTCGCGTTCGGTTGCGAAGCGCACAGCACAGTATTCCGGGGTCCGGGATACCCGGGATTTCTTGCTTTGATAAATTTGCCATTTGGGCAGGTCTCGTACGAGTGGACCGTGATAGTACAGATACTGTTGAACGCGGGCTCGGCAGCGTTACTGTTCTCTCTGGTGTTCAATGAAAAAGGATTGCGAGCTGCAAACACAGCATTGCTGGTCTTTCTCTCTGTCCCGGTTTTACATGTTTTCGTTCCCCGTTTCCATCTGGAAAATGTGCTTCTGTTTTTTTTGCTGGCAGTGGTCGCACTTCTCGTACGGAGGAGTGAGTATAACCCGATGTGGTCGACCATCGCAGCTGCAGTACTATTGGGTCTCGGAATTCTAGTGAAGCAAACGTTTCTGCTCCTTCCCATCATCCTGGCTTCTGTCGTATGGAGAGTTGCGAGACAGCCGCGCCTTGCACTCGTGTTACTTCTTCTCCCGTATGGTGTCGTTCTGCCATGGAGCGTTCGCAGCAGTGCACTCGCACAGAGTTTGTTGCCCGTGCATACGAATGCAGGATTTAACATGCTCATCGGTAACGAGACCGTGAAAAAATTTCCAGAAGCACCATTCACGGGATCTGTTTTGTGGGACTATGGATATGCAGCTGTCAGGAAGAGCGGTAGTGACAGTGAGCCCCGAACTGCAACGCAGGAGTATGAGGAGGATGCGCGATTATTGGACATCGGTCTCCGTCAGCTCTGCGAAGAACCGATAATACTCGTTAAAATACTAATAAATCCAATATTGTTTTTTACACTTGGTTCTACACTGCTAAATAGTATAGTACTTGGTGTTCCGGCTCTGATCCTGGTATTCTTCAGTGCAAGGGGAGTATGGGCCGGACATCTATCCGCATTCCTCTCGATACTCTGCGGTGTGATTACCGTGTATTATCTTTTCGTGCACATACCATTGTATGCTATTGGGAGGTTTTCCATACCAGTGCTGCCACTGATGATCGTGCTTGCCATGGGGTACAGACAGAAAATGCAGATTTTAGAATAG
- a CDS encoding UDP-glucose/GDP-mannose dehydrogenase family protein codes for MPYTIAVVGTGYVGLVSGTCFAENGNQVICVDNDPRKLQKLLNGQIPIYEPGLHPLYERNSKEGRLSFTDDLESAVLKSDVIFLCLPTPPTEDGSADLQYVLQVADDIGRILAKHAPQPFKIIVDKSTVPIGTSEKVTAAIAAHYGGEFTVASNPEFLREGFAVEDSLRPDRVVIGTSHEEAKRILTELYEPFVLSGNPIIVMDERSAEITKYAANSFLAMRISFMNDLANLCEILGANVDNVRRGIGTDTRIGKKFLFSGVGYGGSCFPKDVKALLKTANDAQHPLRIVQSVEDVNADQPRRFFKKIYEYFDGDLKGRTVALWGLAFKPNTDDTREAPAFIVIDELLAAGVTVQAFDPEAMENTREYRFGDRITYAKSAYAALENADALLLVTEWNEFRMPDWKKIKDSLKQPVVFDGRNIYDPVEMAQLGFDYFSIGRPAMLRA; via the coding sequence ATGCCTTATACCATCGCTGTCGTTGGAACCGGCTATGTCGGTCTGGTTTCCGGAACGTGTTTCGCCGAGAATGGCAATCAGGTCATTTGCGTTGACAACGATCCCCGCAAGCTTCAGAAACTGCTGAACGGGCAGATCCCCATTTACGAACCCGGCCTGCATCCGCTCTATGAGCGCAACAGCAAGGAGGGGCGTCTGTCGTTTACGGACGATCTGGAAAGCGCGGTGCTCAAATCGGACGTGATATTCCTCTGTCTCCCCACTCCTCCGACGGAGGACGGCTCCGCCGACTTGCAGTATGTGCTGCAGGTCGCGGATGATATCGGCCGTATTCTCGCGAAGCATGCGCCGCAACCGTTCAAGATTATCGTGGACAAGAGCACGGTGCCCATCGGCACATCCGAAAAGGTGACGGCGGCCATTGCGGCACACTACGGCGGCGAGTTCACGGTGGCCTCGAATCCGGAATTTCTCCGCGAGGGTTTCGCGGTGGAAGACAGCCTGCGGCCGGACCGCGTCGTGATTGGCACATCCCATGAAGAGGCAAAGCGTATTCTCACGGAGCTGTATGAGCCCTTCGTGCTTTCGGGAAATCCCATCATTGTCATGGACGAGCGCAGTGCGGAGATCACGAAGTATGCCGCGAACAGTTTCCTCGCCATGCGCATTTCCTTCATGAACGACCTGGCGAATCTTTGCGAAATCCTTGGGGCCAATGTCGACAATGTGCGCCGCGGCATCGGCACGGACACGCGTATCGGCAAGAAATTCCTGTTTTCGGGTGTGGGCTACGGCGGCTCGTGTTTCCCCAAAGATGTCAAAGCGCTGTTGAAAACCGCCAACGACGCGCAGCATCCACTGCGTATCGTGCAGTCCGTCGAGGACGTCAACGCGGACCAGCCGCGCAGATTTTTCAAGAAAATTTACGAGTACTTCGACGGCGATCTGAAAGGCCGCACGGTCGCTTTGTGGGGCCTGGCGTTCAAACCCAACACCGACGACACGCGCGAAGCACCTGCCTTTATCGTCATTGATGAACTGCTCGCAGCCGGCGTTACGGTGCAGGCCTTCGATCCCGAAGCAATGGAGAACACCCGCGAGTATCGCTTTGGTGATCGTATCACCTATGCGAAGAGCGCCTACGCCGCACTGGAGAACGCGGACGCTCTGCTGCTCGTGACCGAGTGGAATGAGTTCCGTATGCCCGACTGGAAGAAGATCAAAGACTCCCTTAAGCAGCCCGTGGTATTCGACGGCCGCAATATCTACGACCCTGTGGAAATGGCGCAGCTCGGCTTCGACTATTTTTCCATCGGTCGTCCGGCTATGCTGAGAGCGTAG
- the rfbC gene encoding dTDP-4-dehydrorhamnose 3,5-epimerase: MQFTATSLPGVFLIEPKVHGDHRGFFMETFRRDLCDAAGIPALVQDNHSRSGKNTLRGLHFQHPYGQGKLIRVVDGAVYDVLVDVREGSPTFGKWEGHELSGENKRQLWIPPGFAHGFCVLSEQADFLYKCSDYYHPDTEMTLLWNDPAVGVQWPITDPILSDKDKAGLPLHALPRLPEYVP, from the coding sequence ATGCAATTTACCGCCACATCCCTCCCGGGAGTTTTCCTGATCGAACCGAAGGTTCACGGCGACCATCGGGGATTTTTCATGGAGACGTTCAGGCGTGATTTGTGTGATGCCGCCGGGATTCCCGCGTTGGTGCAGGACAATCATTCGCGGTCTGGAAAGAATACGCTGCGCGGATTGCATTTCCAGCACCCGTACGGTCAGGGGAAGTTGATTCGCGTGGTGGACGGCGCGGTGTACGACGTCCTGGTGGACGTGCGGGAAGGATCGCCTACCTTCGGGAAATGGGAGGGACACGAGCTGTCCGGCGAGAACAAGCGGCAGCTGTGGATTCCCCCCGGCTTCGCACACGGCTTCTGTGTGCTGAGCGAACAAGCGGATTTTCTGTACAAGTGTTCCGATTACTACCATCCCGACACCGAGATGACGTTGTTGTGGAATGATCCGGCGGTAGGGGTCCAATGGCCAATAACGGATCCGATACTCTCCGATAAGGACAAGGCCGGGCTGCCGCTGCATGCGTTGCCGCGATTGCCGGAGTACGTCCCTTAG
- a CDS encoding undecaprenyl/decaprenyl-phosphate alpha-N-acetylglucosaminyl 1-phosphate transferase, with the protein MLVYPFVALILAVVLMPLCIRLARRYGLFDYPDTLRKVHEGNVPVTGGYSIILAFALTLAAIWLIEGISVFFSERASYALLYPYLAEATVIIVVLGVIDDLRELSYSQKFFFQFFAASLMILGAIKSHLFPEVFSLEASGVLLSSVAMVVSLLWMVGTTNAINMIDGMDGLAGGTSLISAAALGIVAMLWGNPVLGAALFVLSGAILGFLLFNAPPARVFMGDGGSMFIGFTLSVSGWLLVDSAPATLTSLVVPIIVLGLPVSDTLLAFFRRIVRGTNPFSADLHHIHHMLRAKRGFSTKMTVAVLMSVSLLYAGAGIVVAISSTTVGFVVIGILIGLKFIFLHWLGYRELIALGDGELHPVNVLPLNGNGLRKNGSNGHHAVRGNGKVAGSKGSVHLKP; encoded by the coding sequence ATGCTGGTATATCCCTTCGTTGCCCTTATTCTCGCCGTAGTACTCATGCCGTTGTGCATACGGCTGGCGCGACGCTATGGGCTGTTCGATTATCCTGACACGCTGCGGAAGGTGCATGAAGGCAATGTTCCCGTGACGGGCGGCTACAGCATTATTCTCGCGTTTGCGCTGACATTGGCCGCGATTTGGCTGATCGAAGGGATTTCGGTGTTTTTCAGTGAGCGCGCATCGTACGCTCTGCTTTACCCGTATCTGGCCGAGGCAACGGTGATCATCGTGGTGCTTGGCGTTATTGACGATTTACGCGAGCTGAGCTATTCGCAGAAATTTTTCTTTCAGTTTTTCGCCGCGTCGTTGATGATTCTCGGCGCCATCAAGTCGCATCTTTTCCCCGAAGTGTTCAGTCTGGAAGCGTCCGGTGTGTTGCTCAGCTCCGTGGCCATGGTCGTGTCGCTGCTGTGGATGGTGGGGACGACGAACGCCATCAACATGATTGACGGCATGGACGGCCTGGCCGGAGGTACCTCGCTGATTTCGGCGGCGGCGCTCGGCATTGTCGCGATGCTTTGGGGCAATCCGGTTCTCGGAGCCGCACTGTTCGTTCTCAGCGGCGCGATATTGGGTTTCCTGTTGTTCAATGCGCCACCCGCGCGGGTGTTCATGGGCGACGGCGGCAGCATGTTCATCGGCTTCACGCTGTCGGTGAGCGGATGGTTGCTGGTGGACAGTGCTCCCGCGACGCTGACGTCGCTGGTCGTACCCATCATCGTACTTGGCCTACCTGTTTCAGATACACTGCTCGCATTTTTCAGACGCATAGTGCGGGGGACGAATCCCTTCAGCGCCGACCTGCACCACATACACCACATGCTGCGTGCGAAGCGGGGCTTTTCCACGAAGATGACGGTGGCTGTTCTCATGTCCGTCAGTTTGCTGTACGCCGGCGCGGGCATCGTGGTGGCGATCAGTTCCACGACGGTGGGATTCGTTGTCATTGGCATCCTCATCGGCTTAAAATTTATCTTCCTGCACTGGCTGGGGTATCGCGAGTTGATCGCATTGGGTGATGGCGAGCTGCATCCGGTGAACGTCCTTCCGCTGAACGGCAATGGCCTTCGCAAGAACGGCAGCAACGGTCATCACGCGGTACGCGGTAACGGCAAGGTCGCCGGAAGCAAAGGCAGTGTCCACCTCAAACCCTGA
- a CDS encoding glycosyltransferase family 39 protein translates to MRWSAMSVSARLASAGLLLVALAVVAAPFLLSFHFSGDDYEVLRGSTINAFPVDGDFRVIKEGAYFRPLVTLSFALNAWLSPGLPWSYHLFNLLVHALNAVLVGMLLRKLFQTRARIALLTGFVFFILPQGVINAYWIVGRTDLLYTAGVLGAAVSSLLFIRNGKLRYIVLMAVSFVAALLSKESGVLFPLYLVAISALLLLRGADNPQRWRMMAAFAVSFIIVAVYFAHRASIFGSVLGANDAVGIHDSGRAMMWLLHGIASLVAPVDPVDYQALWFTWWPGAVLFLIPIATYLFAIATLFLRSDRTVRQDVLLLWGAGLAALLLYLPNFPSMRLAYGILPLLLLPAVHLLDTHRRALRLRNLLLTGALSIILLSNAALIWKFHHIGSWNRQVERLAASLPEKGTVYVVAQFGRIGQAISETAMPVWHPLIPDTDDGNTRVDREVRVLGRFEGSMFTDWRQPYTMRVNNDTLELLSSDEVSGFVPVSTQKFSSHADVAMNGFILRPVEFAPKRAGVLRRLQAFPVSGDDAPVIFYDNGAFHLTSLAAFRARFIMP, encoded by the coding sequence ATGCGATGGTCCGCAATGAGTGTGTCCGCACGACTTGCGAGTGCCGGCCTGCTTCTGGTCGCGCTTGCCGTAGTCGCGGCGCCCTTTCTCTTGTCTTTCCATTTTTCCGGGGATGACTACGAGGTTCTGCGCGGCTCCACGATCAATGCGTTTCCGGTTGATGGCGATTTCCGTGTTATCAAGGAGGGCGCGTATTTCCGGCCATTGGTGACGCTGAGTTTTGCGTTGAATGCCTGGCTGAGTCCGGGACTGCCGTGGTCGTATCATTTGTTTAACCTGCTGGTGCATGCGCTGAATGCGGTGCTGGTGGGGATGTTGCTCCGGAAGCTCTTTCAAACCCGTGCGCGGATCGCTCTGCTCACGGGTTTCGTGTTTTTTATCCTCCCGCAGGGTGTGATCAATGCGTACTGGATTGTCGGCAGGACTGATTTACTGTACACCGCGGGCGTGCTTGGGGCCGCCGTATCGTCGCTGCTGTTTATCAGGAACGGGAAGCTGCGGTACATCGTGCTGATGGCCGTTTCGTTCGTCGCTGCATTGCTGTCGAAAGAAAGCGGGGTGCTTTTTCCGCTGTACCTCGTGGCGATCAGTGCCTTGCTTTTGCTTCGCGGAGCCGACAATCCGCAGCGCTGGAGGATGATGGCCGCGTTTGCCGTCAGTTTCATTATCGTCGCGGTGTATTTCGCGCATCGTGCTTCCATATTCGGTTCTGTTCTTGGTGCGAATGATGCTGTTGGCATACACGATAGCGGAAGAGCGATGATGTGGCTTCTTCATGGCATCGCTTCCCTTGTCGCGCCGGTGGACCCCGTGGATTATCAGGCACTTTGGTTTACGTGGTGGCCGGGCGCTGTGCTTTTTCTGATTCCGATAGCTACGTACCTGTTTGCCATTGCCACGTTGTTCCTCCGCTCCGATCGCACGGTACGACAGGATGTGCTGTTGCTTTGGGGAGCCGGTCTTGCGGCCTTGCTGCTGTATCTGCCGAATTTTCCGTCCATGCGGCTTGCCTACGGTATCCTGCCCTTGCTTCTGCTGCCCGCCGTGCATCTCCTCGATACACACCGGCGGGCGCTGCGATTGCGCAATCTGCTACTGACCGGTGCGCTCAGTATCATCCTGCTCAGCAATGCGGCACTGATATGGAAATTCCACCACATAGGGTCATGGAACAGGCAGGTGGAGCGTCTCGCCGCATCGCTGCCGGAAAAGGGTACGGTGTATGTCGTCGCGCAATTCGGAAGAATAGGACAAGCGATATCGGAAACAGCCATGCCGGTGTGGCATCCGCTGATCCCCGATACGGACGATGGAAACACGAGAGTTGATCGCGAGGTGCGGGTGCTTGGACGATTTGAAGGCAGCATGTTTACCGATTGGCGACAGCCGTATACGATGCGCGTGAATAATGATACGCTCGAGCTTCTGTCTTCGGATGAGGTCTCAGGATTTGTTCCCGTCAGCACGCAGAAATTCTCATCACACGCCGATGTTGCGATGAATGGTTTTATCCTCCGTCCCGTGGAATTCGCTCCAAAGCGCGCCGGAGTGCTCCGGCGTCTGCAAGCGTTTCCCGTGTCGGGGGACGATGCCCCGGTGATATTTTATGACAACGGAGCATTTCATCTGACATCGCTGGCGGCGTTTCGCGCACGCTTTATTATGCCCTGA
- a CDS encoding four helix bundle protein, whose translation MFRFEKLEIWTESVDILDTIFDLADDLTDRKYFRFAEQLRSSVLSVSNNIAEGSGSTSIRDFQNFLNIAHRSVFETANMVIICSRRSLITEAAKTALLEALDHNARKINRFSASLIKSKPLP comes from the coding sequence ATGTTTCGTTTTGAGAAGCTTGAAATCTGGACTGAAAGCGTTGATATCCTTGATACAATCTTTGATCTGGCAGACGATTTAACCGACAGGAAATACTTCCGCTTCGCTGAGCAGCTTCGGTCATCGGTATTATCAGTTTCTAACAATATAGCCGAGGGGTCTGGTAGCACTTCGATTCGAGATTTCCAGAATTTCCTGAATATCGCTCATCGCTCCGTGTTTGAGACGGCAAATATGGTAATTATTTGCTCTCGTCGTTCACTTATAACAGAGGCAGCGAAGACCGCACTATTAGAGGCACTTGATCACAACGCCAGGAAGATAAACAGATTCTCTGCTTCGCTGATCAAGTCCAAACCACTGCCGTAA
- the gmd gene encoding GDP-mannose 4,6-dehydratase, protein MKTALITGITGQDGSYLAELLLEKGYTVHGLIRRSSSFNTGRIDHLYNNPDVYNKQLFLHYGDLTDSSNLNRLLEKIAPDEVYNLAAQSHVKVSFEVPEYTAEVDAVGTLRFLDAIKESGAKVRFYQASTSELYGKVQEIPQSESTPFYPRSPYAVAKIYGYWIVVNYREAYDIFACNGILFNHESPRRGETFVTRKITRAAARIREGLQDKLVLGNMDAKRDWGYAPEFVDAMWRMLQQDTPDDFVVATGETHTVREFTEITFRELGIELAWQGEAEKEKGIDTATGAVRVEVSPHYYRPTEVDLLIGDPSKAKRLLGWEPKVKFEELVKIMTAADLEKVRRRGY, encoded by the coding sequence ATGAAAACCGCACTCATCACCGGCATTACCGGACAGGACGGCTCGTATCTCGCGGAGCTGCTGCTTGAGAAAGGGTATACCGTTCACGGCCTCATTCGCCGGAGCTCGTCGTTCAACACCGGAAGGATAGATCACCTGTACAACAATCCGGATGTATACAACAAACAGTTGTTCCTGCATTACGGGGATCTCACGGATTCGAGTAATCTGAATCGCCTGCTCGAGAAAATCGCGCCGGACGAAGTGTACAATCTCGCTGCGCAATCGCATGTGAAGGTATCATTCGAGGTGCCGGAATATACCGCCGAAGTGGATGCGGTGGGGACGCTGCGTTTTCTCGACGCCATCAAGGAAAGCGGCGCGAAAGTGCGTTTTTATCAGGCGTCAACCAGCGAGCTGTACGGCAAGGTGCAGGAAATTCCGCAGTCGGAAAGCACACCCTTTTATCCCCGCTCTCCATACGCCGTGGCGAAGATCTACGGGTATTGGATAGTGGTGAACTACCGCGAGGCGTATGATATTTTCGCCTGCAATGGTATTCTCTTCAATCATGAATCTCCCCGTCGTGGTGAAACCTTCGTGACGAGGAAAATCACGCGGGCTGCAGCGCGGATCAGAGAAGGACTTCAGGACAAGCTGGTTCTCGGTAACATGGACGCCAAGCGCGACTGGGGTTACGCGCCTGAATTCGTGGACGCCATGTGGCGCATGCTGCAGCAGGACACCCCCGACGATTTCGTTGTCGCCACAGGTGAGACGCATACCGTCCGCGAATTCACCGAAATCACCTTCCGCGAACTTGGGATTGAGCTCGCGTGGCAAGGCGAAGCTGAAAAAGAAAAGGGCATAGACACCGCCACCGGTGCGGTGCGCGTGGAAGTGAGTCCGCATTACTATCGTCCCACCGAAGTGGATCTTCTTATCGGCGATCCCTCCAAGGCGAAGCGTCTGCTCGGCTGGGAGCCAAAAGTGAAGTTCGAGGAACTTGTCAAGATCATGACGGCCGCGGATTTGGAGAAGGTGCGGCGGAGAGGGTATTAG
- a CDS encoding GDP-L-fucose synthase — protein MNTASKIYIAGHTGMVGSAIWRNLQNAGYTNLIGKALSELDLTRQADVEQFFKAERPEYVFLAAARVGGIYANNVYRGEFIFQNLAIQNNVIHAAHMYGVKKLLFLGSSCIYPKLAPQPIKEEYLLTGELEPTNEPYAIAKIAGLKMCESYKRQYGDNFISAMPTNLYGYNDTFNLKNSHVLPALIQKFHLAKLLRTSPQVPLLPGKGWEVRSGISEDHVEIWGTGSPRREFLNVDDCASALVFLMQNYDGEQHVNVGTGEDLTIRELAEMVRRIVGFEGELRFNTDYPDGTPRKLLDITKIRELGWRPEISLVEGIRRTYDWYAKRVTEQVP, from the coding sequence ATGAACACTGCATCGAAAATTTACATCGCCGGCCACACAGGCATGGTGGGCTCCGCTATCTGGCGAAATTTACAGAACGCCGGCTACACAAATCTCATTGGTAAAGCACTCAGCGAACTCGACCTCACCCGCCAGGCGGATGTCGAGCAGTTTTTTAAAGCGGAGCGGCCGGAGTATGTGTTCCTCGCGGCAGCGCGGGTTGGCGGTATATATGCCAACAATGTGTATCGCGGGGAATTCATTTTTCAGAACCTGGCGATACAGAATAATGTGATACACGCCGCACATATGTATGGCGTAAAGAAGCTGCTTTTCCTCGGTTCGTCCTGCATTTACCCGAAACTCGCGCCGCAGCCCATCAAAGAGGAATATCTTCTCACCGGCGAGCTGGAACCGACAAACGAGCCGTACGCCATCGCAAAAATTGCCGGTCTGAAAATGTGTGAATCCTATAAACGGCAGTACGGCGACAATTTCATCTCCGCGATGCCGACGAATCTCTACGGCTACAACGACACCTTCAATCTGAAGAACAGCCACGTCCTGCCGGCGTTGATACAGAAATTCCATCTCGCCAAACTCCTGCGAACCTCTCCCCAGGTCCCTCTCCTGCCAGGAAAAGGGTGGGAGGTGAGGTCCGGGATAAGCGAGGATCACGTAGAGATTTGGGGCACAGGTTCTCCCCGTCGCGAATTTCTGAATGTCGATGATTGCGCGTCAGCTCTTGTTTTCCTCATGCAGAACTACGACGGTGAGCAGCACGTCAACGTCGGTACTGGCGAGGATCTCACCATCCGGGAACTCGCGGAGATGGTGCGACGCATCGTGGGCTTTGAAGGCGAGCTGCGCTTCAACACGGATTATCCGGACGGTACACCGAGGAAGTTGCTCGATATTACGAAAATTCGTGAACTAGGGTGGCGACCGGAGATATCGCTTGTGGAGGGGATACGAAGAACATACGATTGGTATGCGAAGAGGGTAACGGAGCAGGTGCCGTGA